From one Rosa rugosa chromosome 4, drRosRugo1.1, whole genome shotgun sequence genomic stretch:
- the LOC133742522 gene encoding mitotic spindle checkpoint protein BUBR1, with protein MAESGIEIEKIEMLDPESEFLASNRESGNEWELFKENVRPLKRGRKVEILNDALKAQTDNQLKKSLFEQRRRLIQAIDEYEGDDPLQPWLECIKWVQEAFPPGGDFSGLVVIYEQCVRTFWHSDRYKDDLRYLKVWLEYAENCADAEVIFSFLDANEIGKTHSQYYISYALLMESKNKVKAANEILNLGISRNAQPTEKLNDAFRKFLARSMRRPPKAPEEDSAEKRLPTRSFGTVLAKGENRLQTSESSGLLKKNVKLDRGRVPLSIYKEDSDSLDQSEVSKRDVNSWHTLGPRAERNKENSANPSKWTSYKVRQRPVPRIGGAAATSACIEIFVDEECEETHRMNAEGAKSSTLQPRQGEEQELKKETELLRQQPLRNFPQNSLPR; from the exons ATGGCGGAAAGTGGAattgaaatagagaaaataGAGATGTTGGATCCAGAGTCAGAGTTCCTGGCGTCGAATAGGGAGTCAGGGAACGAGTGGGAGCTGTTCAAGGAGAACGTGCGGCCATTGAAGAGAGGCCGCAAAGTTGAAATCTTAAACGACGCTCTCAAAGCTCAAACTGACAACCAACTCAAGAAGTCCCTCTTTGAACAACGAAG GCGGTTGATTCAAGCAATTGACGAGTATGAAGGAGATGACCCTCTGCAGCCGTGGCTCGA GTGTATCAAGTGGGTTCAGGAAGCATTTCCCCCTGGTGGGGATTTCTCGGGACTGGTTGTGATATATGAGCAATGTGTGCGTACATTTTGGCATTCAGACCGCTACAAGGATGATCTCCGTTATCTCAAAGTCTGGTTGGAATAT GCTGAAAATTGTGCGGATGCTGAAGTCATATTCAGTTTTCTAGATGCAAATGAAATTGGAAAGACACATTCTCAGTATTACATATCTTATGCTTTGCTCATGGAATCCAAGAACAAAGTGAAAGCTGCCAATGAAATATTAAATCTTGGGATATCAAG GAATGCTCAGCCCACAGAAAAATTGAATGATGCATTTAGGAAATTTCTTGCACGCTCAATGAGAAGACCACCAAAAGCTCCAGAG GAGGATTCAGCTGAGAAACGCTTACCCACCCGAAGCTTTGGAACTGTCCTTGCCAAGGGAGAGAATC GTCTGCAGACAAGTGAGAGCTCTGGTTTGTTGAAGAAGAACGTGAAGCTAGATAG GGGTCGTGTTCCACTTAGCATTTATAAAGAAGATTCAGATTCCCTTGACCAATCAGAAGTGTCAAAGAGAGACGTGAATTCTTGGCACACCCTTGGACCTAGAGCAGagagaaataaagaaaatagtGCGAACCCTTCCAAGTGGACATCATACAAG GTTCGTCAAAGACCTGTGCCTAGAATCGGAGGAGCAGCTGCTACTAGTGCCTGCATTGAGATTTTTGTCGATGAAGAATGTGAAGA GACACATAGAATGAATGCTGAGGGTGCCAAATCTTCAACCTTGCAGCCTAGACAGGGTGAAGAGCAAGAGCTCAAGAA GGAAACAGAGTTGTTGAGACAGCAACCATTACGCAATTTCCCTCAAAATAGTCTTCCCAGATGA
- the LOC133742524 gene encoding splicing factor U2af small subunit B: protein MAEHLASIFGTEKDRVNCPFYFKIGACRHGDRCSRLHNRPTISPTLLLSNMYQRPDMITPGVDPQGQPIDPRKIQDHFEDFYEDIFEELDKFGEIESLNVCDNLADHMIGNVYVQFKEEDQAAAALQALQGRFYNGRPIIADFSPVTDFREATCRQFEENNCNRGGYCNFMHVKLIGRELRRKLYGRYRGYRASRSRSRSLSPRHRRDRDRDYDKRDYRDRDYRGNGRRSKDRYDRDRDSGRRRHSSPRRSRTRSRSPVAAVREGSEERRARIEQWNREREGNL, encoded by the coding sequence ATGGCGGAGCACTTGGCTTCGATATTCGGAACCGAGAAGGACCGGGTGAACTGCCCGTTCTATTTCAAGATCGGCGCGTGCCGTCACGGCGACCGGTGCTCCCGTCTCCACAACCGGCCGACGATCAGCCCGACTCTGCTCCTCTCCAACATGTACCAGCGCCCCGACATGATCACCCCCGGCGTCGACCCCCAGGGCCAGCCCATCGACCCCCGCAAGATCCAGGACCATTTCGAGGACTTCTACGAGGACATCTTCGAGGAGCTCGACAAGTTCGGCGAGATCGAGAGCCTCAACGTCTGCGACAATCTCGCCGATCACATGATCGGCAACGTCTACGTCCAGTTCAAGGAGGAGGACCAGGCCGCCGCCGCCCTCCAGGCCTTGCAAGGGAGGTTCTATAACGGCCGCCCTATTATCGCCGACTTCTCGCCGGTGACTGATTTCCGGGAAGCCACGTGTCGCCAGTTCGAGGAGAACAACTGCAATCGAGGCGGCTACTGTAATTTTATGCACGTCAAGCTGATTGGGAGGGAATTGAGGAGGAAGCTGTATGGGAGGTACCGCGGGTATAGGGCTAGCCGGAGCCGGAGCCGGAGTTTGAGCCCGCGGCACCGGAGGGATAGGGATAGGGATTATGATAAACGGGACTACCGGGACAGAGATTATAGAGGGAATGGGAGGAGAAGCAAGGATAGGTATGACAGGGACAGAGACAGTGGGAGGAGAAGACATAGCAGTCCCAGGCGGAGCAGAACCAGGAGCAGGAGCCCCGTGGCGGCAGTGAGGGAAGGGAGCGAAGAACGCCGAGCTAGGATTGAGCAGTGGAATCGAGAAAGGGAGGGGAATCTGTGA
- the LOC133743569 gene encoding calvin cycle protein CP12-3, chloroplastic, whose product MACLSSTSLSTLRFSNDLTSAASVSFARSGLAVRVTNPGGQRKAMRVMAVAKFKGTQMREKRLTEMIEKKVLEAKQVCGEGDPITDECKVAWDEVEEVSQAKADLRLKMKDSDPLESFCEDNPETDECRIYED is encoded by the coding sequence ATGGCGTGCCTATCATCCACATCTCTTTCGACTCTGCGTTTCTCCAACGATCTAACGTCGGCGGCGTCGGTGTCCTTTGCGAGATCCGGCCTGGCGGTTCGGGTTACGAATCCGGGTGGGCAGAGGAAGGCGATGAGAGTGATGGCGGTGGCCAAGTTCAAGGGGACGCAGATGAGGGAGAAGAGGCTGACGGAGATGATCGAGAAGAAGGTTCTGGAAGCCAAGCAGGTGTGCGGCGAGGGAGATCCGATCACGGACGAGTGCAAGGTGGCGTGGGACGAGGTGGAGGAGGTGAGTCAAGCCAAGGCCGATCTCAGGCTCAAAATGAAGGACAGTGATCCTCTCGAGTCGTTTTGCGAGGACAATCCTGAGACGGACGAGTGCCGAATCTACGAGGACTGA